Part of the Ruegeria sp. AD91A genome, CAGCGCTGCCATCATCTTGCCCGCAATCGGCGCGTTCTTGTACTGGTTTCCGCTGGAACCACAGGCCATGTAAAACCCCGGCAGACTGGATTTGTCATAGATCGGAATCCAGTCGGTCGAAGCATCATACAGGTCAACTACACCGCGCGTCTTTGAAGGAATGCCAAGGCTGGGCACACGCTGCGCGTACCGCATCGCCTGTGTGGTCCATTGGTCGGTGAATTCCCGATTGTAGTTCACATCGTCCTCGCACCACTGATGCGGATCACACTCCGGGTCTTCCGATCCAACAAGGATGTGATTGCCGTGTTCCGGGCGGCAATAACAGGCAATGTCGCTGTCCGAGACGATGGTTCCGTCATTTTCAAAGTCGAACCCTTCCGGGGCGGGAACATGCACGACTTCCTGCCGCAAGGGCCGGGTTTTGATGGTCATATCGTCCAGAACACCGGCCATCCCGTTGATGAAGGCCGAACCCGGTCCCGCAACGTTGACAACGACTTTGGCGTGGATTTCCTCGCCCGAAGCCAGCTTGACACCGGAAACACGCCCGTCCTCGGTCAGGATTTCCGTGACTTCAGCGCCGGTACGCAGCTCGGCCCCGTGCTGTTTCGCAGCATCCATCAGGTTCTGCGCCGACAAGGCAGGGTCTGTGACATATCCCGCCTGAGGCCAGTACACACCGCCCGACATCTTGCGCCCGTTGGGCTGGCCGAATTCCGGATCATCCATGCGCCGCGCCGGGGCAAAGCTGTCCAGCGAATAAACCGGCAAGCGGTCAACCACTTTTTCACCTGACCATTCCTCAAACGGGCAATCCAAATCGGACGAATTGCGCATGTGCTTTTCCAGCATCCCGTTCGCTTCGGTCTTCATGACCAGGCAACCAGTTTCGCGGAACTGCGCAAGGTTCGCGTCCTCCGGCAAGCCAAGATACTCAGCCCAGTCGCGCCAGTAGTGGTATCCTTCCCAGGCAAACGCGGTTCCATCGAAAGTGGAATAATGCATCCGGACAATCGCACAGGACCCGGCCGTAGAACCGTGCCCGACCTGAGAATTCCGATCCAATGACAGGGTTTTCCATCCCGCTTTGGACATCTCGAACGCAATGGCCGCGCCGATCACGCCAGTACCGATGATGATTGCGTCTGGTTGGCTCATGTCTGGTTTCCTTTCCAAAAGCGCAGGGAGTATGCGCTGAATTCTTCAACTTCTTCAGGCTTCGGCTCGACACCGGTAAAGGCGTAAAGGTAATGTGGCACCATCGAAAGCCGCATCTCAATGGGTTCGTTCAATTGCGCCAGATCATAACCAATCTGCATGTAATACAGCACGCGTGCCCGGGTTTCGGCTTCGATCTCGGAATATCCGTAGCGGGCAAACATGGCGTGCAGCGCTTCCAGCCTGCGGGCGTCCGACTGGTCCAGCGTACGTCGCACCTTGCCCGACTTGCGCGCCCAATCACGTACGGCAAAATCCAGCGCGGTGTCGAACAACTGGGTATTCACCACGCAACGATGCACGTTGCAGACGGCCGCTGTGATCGTCTTGGCCGGGGCTTCGGCCTGCGCGATCAAAGCGGCCGTGTTGGTCGCCTGCCAGCGGGCCAGCAATGCATCCAGCAACTCTTGTCGGGATTTGAAGTACCAATAGAAAGACGATCGGGATACCGCCATCCGTTCGGCCAGGTTCAGAACCTTGATCTGGTCCACCCCGTCCGAAACCAGCACATCCATCGCCACGTTCAGCCAGTCGTCACGCGTGACCTTGATGTTGCCGACCAAGGGTTCGGCCTCAGGGTCATCACGATGAAGGATCGGTTTCGTATTCATTCAACTCTCCGGAGGTGCACCGCCCTCGGCGGTACGACGGGCAATGAAGTCATGTAAATCACCTATCCGATCATTGTCGACAGCGGGCGCTTGGAAGTCATTCAGAATGCCCTTCCAAACGTCCGTCGCCCGATGACTTGCGTCCACCGAACCACGCTCGGCCCAAGTGCCGAAATTGGCGTAATCATGGACATGCGGTTGATAAAATTCAGTGTTGTAGCGCTCCATCGTCTGGCTTGATGCAAAGAAGTGACCACTGGGTTCAACCTCGCTCAATGCAGTTTCAAACCCAATCTCGGACGGCCCCGCCTGCGTACCCGCACAGAGTTCGGCGACCATGTTCAGAACTTCCGCATCGCAGACCAGCTTTTCGAAGGAAACCGTCAACCCGCCTTCCAACCAGCCTGCAGAGTGGATAATCACCGTTGCGCCGGCCATAAGGCATCCCCAAAGCCCAAACTGGTTCTCGTTTGCGGCCTGTACATCGTTGATGTTTGACGCCGATCCGGCAGCCGACCGCCAGGGCAATCCAAGATGCCGCGCCAGTTGGCCCGCAGCCAGCGATGCCTGAAAGTGCGACGGCGTCCCAAAGGCGGGCGCACCGGACTTCATGTCAACATTACTGGTGAACGTGCCATAACAGACCGGAGCACCAGGATTGGCAAGTTGGGTCAAAGTCAGCGCGGCAAGGGCCTCGGCATGAGACAAGGTGATCGCCCCGGCCACGGTGATCGGTGCCATCGCGCCCATCAGGGTAAATGGTGTGATGATCGACATCTGGCCGTGGCGGGCGAAGTCGATCAGA contains:
- a CDS encoding TetR/AcrR family transcriptional regulator, producing the protein MNTKPILHRDDPEAEPLVGNIKVTRDDWLNVAMDVLVSDGVDQIKVLNLAERMAVSRSSFYWYFKSRQELLDALLARWQATNTAALIAQAEAPAKTITAAVCNVHRCVVNTQLFDTALDFAVRDWARKSGKVRRTLDQSDARRLEALHAMFARYGYSEIEAETRARVLYYMQIGYDLAQLNEPIEMRLSMVPHYLYAFTGVEPKPEEVEEFSAYSLRFWKGNQT
- a CDS encoding trimethylamine methyltransferase family protein; translation: MTAPERGRRRRGRGAEAAPQPSRDVNYRHLRNPFPLMEVFPVDQIADMHDTALRILEELGVKTLLPEARKLFKQGGARVDEDSEMVFIGREIVETAIASAPKSIACRAGARRRDFNLELGSLVFQPGAGAPNATDLERGRRPATGQDYLEFLKLTHHFDVFQMISPQVEPQDVPTHLRHYFTTRAQMELTDKFPFFFSRGTPQVMDCFEMLTTARGLSDDAFRGHAHCYTIINTNSPRTLDIPMAQGLIDFARHGQMSIITPFTLMGAMAPITVAGAITLSHAEALAALTLTQLANPGAPVCYGTFTSNVDMKSGAPAFGTPSHFQASLAAGQLARHLGLPWRSAAGSASNINDVQAANENQFGLWGCLMAGATVIIHSAGWLEGGLTVSFEKLVCDAEVLNMVAELCAGTQAGPSEIGFETALSEVEPSGHFFASSQTMERYNTEFYQPHVHDYANFGTWAERGSVDASHRATDVWKGILNDFQAPAVDNDRIGDLHDFIARRTAEGGAPPES
- a CDS encoding FAD-binding oxidoreductase gives rise to the protein MSQPDAIIIGTGVIGAAIAFEMSKAGWKTLSLDRNSQVGHGSTAGSCAIVRMHYSTFDGTAFAWEGYHYWRDWAEYLGLPEDANLAQFRETGCLVMKTEANGMLEKHMRNSSDLDCPFEEWSGEKVVDRLPVYSLDSFAPARRMDDPEFGQPNGRKMSGGVYWPQAGYVTDPALSAQNLMDAAKQHGAELRTGAEVTEILTEDGRVSGVKLASGEEIHAKVVVNVAGPGSAFINGMAGVLDDMTIKTRPLRQEVVHVPAPEGFDFENDGTIVSDSDIACYCRPEHGNHILVGSEDPECDPHQWCEDDVNYNREFTDQWTTQAMRYAQRVPSLGIPSKTRGVVDLYDASTDWIPIYDKSSLPGFYMACGSSGNQYKNAPIAGKMMAALIDYCESGADHDANPLQFELPYIKRTIDVGFYSRKRPINEESSFSVLG